A window from Dysidea avara chromosome 2, odDysAvar1.4, whole genome shotgun sequence encodes these proteins:
- the LOC136247078 gene encoding uncharacterized protein, producing the protein MSGTQPRGRLNTITNSDSVHEGYAKIKSRTNNKWKTRYVTLIKGISKKPCILLMFKNSDKEKLKTYTEVHSVSVKSNADDIRVDDVGSHILIHVDTAKAHIKWIVALKFAITGRVHIPVKHHGLDDDEYSLLHVEESKYSDHTLHHLIVLHSPYDNTEVRHCWDSLEIKQLRAVQEGILLEFCPHCSKSINFVRLGFTLRLPQNEIETCLEYFCQHTTAKYKKDEAYICEMICHYNMCSYSPPLHAPPNPPPVPTNMHLTLYNVSNVLFQDKKPSRSRASKSKLEATVAPILSSPQRDLQYVNQDSVHQPYTITQETSSSSAMPRRDLHYVNQDSANHTSTTTQGTSSSSVISSQPQLSGSHVSNRPPIAPRRFPGNHLQRVQPELQQDTTNQLKRQKSSGTWPRERPIPKPRGGPIVEHIYDEIDSPSQQHSYGDEKHHAGVPQSNSATTINVGGNEESSSYYNVKRKSAAKQTSYPLETAHSQPTIQASASYVDELKNKLTSGSPDVVSIPLTESKVVPKSISIYRKQVMDKKPSYSDTTSGSATLSVQKTSSGTSEKFKEMHNVLQRTLFYQRM; encoded by the exons ATGAGCGGCACTCAGCCTCGGGGTAGGCTCAACACAATCACAAATTCAGATAGTGTGCACGAGGGATACGCAAAGATAAAGTCAAGAACTAAT AACAAGTGGAAGACAAGATATGTGACATTAATTAAAG GTATATCAAAGAAGCCATGCATTCTCCTAATGTTCAAAAATTCTGACAAGGAGAAACTGAAGACTTATACAGAAGTTCATAGTGTCAGTGTAAAGAGCAATGCTGATGATATTAGAGTGGATGATGTTGGCAGTCATATATTAATTCATGTAGACACTGCAAAGGCACACATCAAATGGATAGTTGCATTAAAATTTGCCATTACCGGAA GGGTCCATATCCCAGTAAAGCACCATGGTCTGGATGATGATGAGTACTCACTACTTCATGTTGAAGAGAGCAAATACTCAGACCACACACTTCACCATTTGATTGTTCTTCACTCTCCATATGATAACACTGAAGTACGACATTGCTGGGATTCATTAGAAATAAAGCAGTTGAGAGCAGTGCAAGAGGGAATATTGTTAGAGTTTTGTCCACACTGTTCCAAGTCTATTAACTTTGTCAGATTAGGGTTTACATTACGATTGCCGCAGAATGAAATTGAGACATGTTTGGAGTACTTCTGTCAACACACAACAGCAAAATACAAAAAGGATGAGGCATATATCTGTGAAATGATATGTCACTATAACATGTGTTCTTACTCTCCTCCATTGCATGCACCACCTAATCCACCACCTGTACCCACTAACATGCACCTAACCCTCTACAATGTTTCAAACGTGCTGTTTCAAGATAAAAAGCCTTCACGCAGTAGAGCTTCAAAATCAAAACTGGAGGCAACAGTTGCTCCAATATTATCATCACCACAAAGGGATCTACAATACGTAAATCAAGATTCAGTCCACCAACCATACACGATCACCCAAGAAACAAGTTCATCAAGTGCAATGCCACGAAGGGATTTACATTATGTAAATCAAGATTCAGCTAACCACACATCCACGACCACCCAAGGAACAAGTTCATCAAGTGTAATTTCAAGTCAACCTCAGCTTAGTGGTAGTCATGTAAGTAATCGACCTCCTATTGCACCAAGAAGATTTCCTG GAAATCATCTTCAGCGGGTCCAGCCAGAACTTCAACAAGACACAACCAATCAACTAAAAAGGCAAAAATCTTCAGGGACATGGCCAAGGGAAAGGCCCATACCAAAGCCAAGAGGAG GTCCCATAGTTGAGCATATCTATGATGAAATTGACTCACCTAGTCAGCAGCATTCGTATGGTGATGAAAAGCACCATGCAGGTGTTCCTCAGTCTAACAGTGCTACTACAATAAATGTTGGTGGTAATGAAGAATCATCCAGCTATTATAATGTCAAAAGAAAGTCAGCTGCTAAACAGACTAGTTACCCATTGGAAACAGCACATAGTCAGCCAACAATACAAGCATCTGCTTCCTATGTTGATGAGCTTAAGAACAAATTAACAAGTGGTAGTCCAGATGTTGTTTCCATACCACTGACAGAAAGCAAGGTGGTTCCCAAGTCAATTTCTATTTACAGGAAACAGGTAATGGATAAGAAACCAAGTTACTCTGATACCACAAGTGGCAGCGCAACTTTATCGGTGCAAAAAACTTCATCAGGAACAAGTGAAAAATTTAAAGAAATGCACAATGTGTTGCAACGCACATTGTTTTACCAGCGTATGTAA